The Candidatus Methylomirabilis limnetica genome has a window encoding:
- a CDS encoding IS630 family transposase (programmed frameshift) — translation MSPRYRVTLTEQERNGLEALTKRGKTHARKFIHARALLLCDAGAGGPAWTVADTAEALGVSSRAIEHLKKRFVEDGLEAALERKPREKPPREVTFDGAFEARLIALACSDAPKGRLRWTVRLLADRVVELNFASSVSHMTVQRGFKKNELKPHLCKYWKIPPEGNSAFVANMEAILEVYHLPYDPYYPVVYMDESCKQMIGEVRDPIPCKPGQPARIDDEYVRNGVAEILMEVEPLAGKRHVVVTERRTKKDWARQIKQMLDERYPNAIKVRLIMDNLNTHGIASFYDTFPPKEARRLAERLDIHYTPKHGSWLNMAEIELSVLKGQCLERRIADMTTMQTEVTAWEKDRNDRTRKIVWQFTTADARIKLKRLYPQL, via the exons ATGTCGCCGAGGTACCGAGTCACTCTTACCGAGCAGGAGCGCAACGGGCTTGAGGCGTTGACGAAACGCGGCAAGACGCATGCGCGGAAATTCATACACGCCCGAGCGTTGTTGCTGTGTGACGCCGGAGCAGGCGGCCCGGCTTGGACTGTCGCTGATACGGCGGAGGCCCTTGGGGTAAGCAGCCGAGCGATTGAGCACCTCAAGAAGCGCTTTGTAGAGGATGGACTTGAAGCTGCGCTTGAACGAAAACCACGGGAAAAGCCGCCCCGGGAAGTCACGTTTGATGGGGCGTTTGAGGCGAGGCTGATCGCACTGGCCTGTTCAGATGCTCCAAAAGGGCGTCTGCGATGGACAGTCAGGCTCCTCGCCGACAGGGTTGTTGAACTGAACTTCGCTTCTTCCGTATCACATATGACCGTGCAGCGGG GTTTTAAAAAAAACGAACTTAAGCCTCATCTGTGCAAGTACTGGAAGATCCCCCCGGAAGGAAACTCGGCGTTTGTAGCCAACATGGAGGCTATCCTGGAGGTGTATCATCTGCCGTATGACCCCTACTACCCGGTGGTGTATATGGACGAATCCTGCAAGCAGATGATCGGTGAAGTACGCGACCCGATTCCGTGTAAGCCGGGACAACCGGCGCGCATTGACGATGAATACGTAAGGAACGGTGTGGCTGAGATACTTATGGAAGTAGAGCCGCTTGCCGGCAAAAGACATGTGGTTGTCACAGAGCGTCGCACCAAAAAGGATTGGGCGAGGCAGATCAAACAGATGCTTGATGAACGGTATCCGAACGCAATCAAGGTACGTCTGATTATGGATAATCTGAACACCCACGGCATTGCCTCATTCTATGACACATTCCCGCCAAAAGAAGCCAGGAGGTTGGCGGAGCGACTTGATATACATTACACGCCCAAACACGGTAGCTGGTTGAACATGGCGGAGATTGAACTCAGCGTCCTGAAAGGACAGTGCCTTGAACGCCGAATTGCCGACATGACGACCATGCAAACCGAAGTGACCGCATGGGAAAAAGACCGGAACGATCGCACAAGAAAAATTGTCTGGCAATTCACTACAGCGGACGCTCGGATCAAGCTAAAGCGCCTTTATCCGCAACTTTAA
- the tilS gene encoding tRNA lysidine(34) synthetase TilS: MRDALLHRVQGTIDRHRMLAAGDIVVLAVSGGVDSMAMFHLLLRLRARYHISLHVAHLNHDLRGTESAETANFVRRQCEAHQIPATITTADGRTLRDRGVGSLQAAARDLRYRFLEQVADEQGAARIALGHHRNDQAETVLMNLLRGSGVRGLGGIPPVRGRIIRPLIDCSREEIERYARQQGIPYVDDSSNQVLLYSRNRIRLELLPELAKRYNPRVVHAMANAATILEAEDTLLNAMADKELRAVLISRSPEELVLSTHRMATFHTALRWRIIRRAAEYLREGRSGLTFQQTLAIDRLLLTEGAQGTIQAPGGLRVRRAGDDIVLSVGESQVRGPISSSPLAVPGLTAIPESSLSLRSDLLEEWTMDELAPDAWTALLDADCAGQDLHVRRWEPGDRFIPLGMSGRKKLQDFFVDAKVPRDQRGSIPLMVSGDQIAWVVGFRVDERFKVTDSTRRILRVRAATTGEQAG; this comes from the coding sequence ATGAGGGATGCGCTGCTTCATAGGGTTCAAGGGACTATCGACCGGCATCGAATGCTGGCAGCGGGAGATATTGTCGTCCTCGCCGTGTCTGGCGGCGTCGATTCGATGGCGATGTTCCACCTTCTGCTGCGCCTTCGAGCCCGCTATCATATTTCACTCCATGTCGCCCATCTGAACCATGACCTTCGAGGGACGGAATCGGCTGAGACGGCCAACTTTGTGCGTCGCCAATGCGAGGCCCATCAGATTCCTGCGACCATTACGACGGCCGATGGGAGGACGTTGCGGGACCGGGGAGTAGGCTCGCTTCAGGCCGCTGCCAGGGATCTCCGTTACCGGTTTTTGGAACAGGTGGCGGACGAGCAGGGAGCGGCCAGGATTGCCCTGGGCCATCATCGCAACGATCAGGCGGAGACTGTCCTGATGAACCTGCTCCGGGGGTCCGGGGTAAGGGGGCTTGGAGGGATCCCGCCAGTCAGGGGCCGGATCATCCGCCCGTTGATCGACTGCTCACGTGAGGAGATCGAGCGGTACGCACGGCAGCAGGGGATCCCGTACGTCGATGACTCCTCGAATCAGGTTCTCTTGTACAGCCGAAACCGGATTCGTCTGGAACTCCTGCCGGAGCTGGCGAAGCGGTATAACCCACGCGTCGTCCATGCCATGGCGAATGCAGCCACGATCCTTGAAGCTGAGGATACACTGCTGAACGCGATGGCCGACAAAGAGCTTCGCGCTGTCCTGATCTCGCGATCGCCTGAGGAGTTGGTGCTGTCTACCCACCGCATGGCGACCTTTCACACCGCTCTAAGATGGCGGATCATTCGGCGGGCCGCCGAGTATCTGCGAGAGGGCCGCTCAGGATTGACCTTCCAGCAGACGTTGGCCATCGATCGACTTTTGCTGACAGAGGGCGCGCAGGGCACCATCCAAGCGCCAGGTGGGTTGCGCGTAAGACGAGCAGGCGATGACATCGTCCTTTCGGTGGGGGAGAGTCAAGTGAGGGGTCCCATTTCGTCTTCCCCCCTCGCCGTCCCTGGCCTCACTGCCATTCCGGAATCGTCGCTCAGCCTTCGAAGCGATCTCCTGGAGGAGTGGACAATGGACGAACTTGCCCCGGATGCATGGACCGCTCTCCTTGATGCCGATTGTGCCGGACAGGACTTGCACGTAAGGCGGTGGGAGCCGGGTGATCGGTTCATCCCCCTCGGGATGAGTGGCCGAAAAAAGCTCCAAGATTTCTTTGTGGACGCAAAGGTGCCGCGCGATCAACGCGGGAGCATCCCGTTGATGGTCTCAGGTGATCAGATCGCATGGGTCGTGGGTTTTCGAGTAGATGAGCGGTTCAAGGTTACCGATTCGACCCGACGTATCCTTCGGGTGCGTGCAGCCACTACAGGTGAACAAGCGGGCTAA